The DNA region ATTCGCATCGCAACTGCACCTAAATCATAAATGGGCTGTGTAATTGAACTCAACTGCGGGCGTGTAATCACCGTCAAATGAGAATTATTCGTCGTAATGATTTCAAAATCATCAGGCACATGGACACCATCATCCGTTAATGCATTCAAAAGACCAGCTGCCATTTCGTCATCAACTACCACTGCTGCAGTCGCATGGACGCTTTGGACCATCTTGCCCAGTTGATAACCGCTTTGATAATCATAATCCGCTGTAATCACAAGTGACTCATCGAATGGCACCGCAGCGACCTCAAGTGCTTGTTGATATCCTTTTAGCTTAAAATCTTTATTGATAGAATGATCAATTGGCCCAGACACAAATGCAATCTTTTGATGCCCAGCCTTTATCAAACGTGTCGTGACTTCTGCCACCGCAGAAATGTAATCAATATTAACTGATGCCGCATTTCCGGTGACATCAACTGACCCAGCTAAGACAACTGGCACATTTGAAGCGGCAAATTTTGCTCGTAGATTATCATCCAGCATATCGCCCATAAATAAGATACCATCCACTTGCTTACCAAGTAATGATTCAAAAACTAATTCTGTTTTAGCATTCGATTCATCAGAATTTGCCAAAATAATTTGGTATTTATACATTTGCGCAACGTCATCAATTCCTCGAGCTAATTCGGAAAAATAGACATCTGTTACATCTGGAATAATCACGCCAATGGTGGTTGTCTTGCGAGACGCTAATCCACGTGCAACCGCATTAGGCCGATAACCTAGTCGTTCAATAACCTCTTCAACTTTCTTTTTTGTTTCCCCACGCACATTTGTATTACCGTTCACAACTCGTGACACGGTAGCCATTGACACCTTAGCTTCACGGGCAACATCATAAATTGTAATGGCTTGTTTTTCCATCATTTGCTACCTCCTTATCATTTTTACCGTATTAATTGTTAAGTATACCGATTTATGAAATCAATTGCAACCGGTTACAACCTTGATTACATTCGCTTTCATTTGTATTTTCACAAATATCATTCATCATATTTTCATTTTCAAGCGCAATTCATGAGCGTGAAATAAAACTAAAAAAAGCGTACACTAGAGTAAATTCACATAAAGGAGAACTTTCATGAATAATAAAATTCAAGCCATCCAACAATGGTTAAATGAAAACGAATTAGATGTTGCATTCTTATCTGATTACCATACAATTTCATATCTAACTGGTTTTGAATCTGACCCAATCGAACGAATCTTGGCATTGGTTGTTTTCGCTCAAAACGACCCACTAATTTTTGCACCAGCCCTCGAGGTACAAGCAGTTAAAAGTACTGGATGGACTGCACCTGTTTTTGGTTATCAAGATCATGAAAATGGTTGGGAACGCCTTGCTGGTCATATTACGGCAGTTACCCCTTCAATTAAACGCTGGGCGATTGAAGAAAGTCAATTAACCGTAGAGCGTGCCAAAAAAATTCAAACAGCTTTACCACAAGTCATATTCACAGCAGATATCACCCCTAAGATTCAAACGATGCGCCTTCACAAAGACGCACAAGAAATCGAAAAAATGCACGGTGCTGGTCGCGATGCTGACCGTGCATTCGAATATGGGTTTGCAGCCTTAGCCGATGGTGTTTCAGAGCTAGCCGTTGCGGCAGCTTTAGAATTTGAAACAAAAAAGCGTGGTATCCCTGGTATGTCTTTTGAAACGTTGGTTCAATTTGGCGCACATGCCGCCGAACCCCACGGTGCAACCGGGAAAACTCAACTTAAGCGCGGCGATATGGCCCTATTTGATCTTGGGACGATTTATGAGGGTTATGTGTCTGATGCGACACGAACCGTTGCCTATGGCGCCGTCTCGGACCATCAACGTTTAGTTTATCAAACTGTCCTCGAAGCCCAATTGGCAGCCCAATCAATGGTCATGCCGGGGATGACAGCTGGTGAGCTTGATGATATCGCACGGACAATCATTACCAAGGCTGGATTTGGGGAGTATTTCGTGCACCGCTTGGGTCACGGATTAGGCTCATCCGTCCATGAATTCCCTCAAATTATGGCTGGTAATGATTTCATTTTGGAGCCAGGGATGGCCTTCTCCATTGAACCCGGTATCTACATTCCTGGCGACATGGGCGTTCGAATTGAAGATTCAATTGTCTTAACCGAACATGGCGCTGAATCTTTCACTCACCATACTAAAGATTTACAGATCATTGATTAGGCCATTGGTCAGTTTCAATTTTAAGTTAATCATTGACGAATTTGTCTATAACAAAAAGGCTTACAGCAATGCTGCAAGCCTTTTTTACTTTAATCATTTAACCCATAATTATAATCTTCATCTTCCATCACTTCGACTTGACCTAATCGATAGCCATTTCCAACTTGTGAAAAAAAATCATGATTTGATGTTGTCGTTGAGATACCATTCATAACGATCGGGTTAACGTCATCTGCCCCATCTGGAAACAATGGATCTTGTCCCAAATTCATCAACGCTTTATTTGCATTGTATCGAATGAACGTTAATACTGACTCAGACCAACCCATTTGATCATAAAGTGCATGGGTGTAAACCTCTTCATTGGCATATAGTTCCATTAGTAGGTCATACATCCACATCTTTAATTTATCTTGTTCCGCATCGGATAACTCATTAAATCCAAGCTGAAATTTATACCCAATATATGTGCCGTGCACTGACTCATCACGCAAAATCAATTTAATAATTTCAGCAACGTTATTCAATTTGTTGTGACCAAGATAATATAATGGCGTGTAGAAGCCTGAATAAAACAAAAATGTTTCAAGGAACACTGACGCTATTTTTTTTTGTAACGCTGTACCTTTTTGATACACCTGATTAATCCGTTGTGCCTTAAATTGAAGTGCCTCATTTTGATTCGTCCAATTAAAAATTTCGTCAATTTCATCTGGCGTATTTAAGGTCTCAAAAATTGATGAGTATGATTTGGCATGCACCGATTCCATAAATTCAATATTATTTAAAACAGCTTCTTCATGTTGTGTGCGTGTTTGCTCTTTAAGTGACGACATCCCGTCTTGTGATTGTAGTGTGTCCAACAATGTAAGACCACCGAAAACATGCCCAACTAAATAATGTTCATCTGAAGACATCTGCCGCCAATCATCTAAATCATTCGACAATGGGATTCGTGTATCCAACCAAAATTGTTCAGTCAATTTCTCCCAAGTCGCCTTGTCAACTTGATCTTCAATTTCATTCCAGTTAATGGCAATGTAATTTTCCGTCATAATTACCCTTCTTTCATATCCACATATGACAATCGTTTAAATCGAACACGATTCGCATTCGTTAACACCCATCTCACCAGCATCATCAGTATACGTCCGAACATAATACACTGATTTGATTTGTTTATGGAACGCATACATACGAAGAATATTCAGATCACGCGTGGTCATTTTATCGGTGTGACCATCCTTCCATTCATACAAGCCACTTGGTAATGTCGACCGCATAAACAACGTCAAGGCCATCCCCTGATCAATATGTTGTTGTGCAATTGCGTACACATCAATCACACGACGCATATCTAAATCATATGCAGATTGGTAATACGGCAACGTTTCATTGCTTAAATAAGGTGCTGGATAGTAAATTTTACCAATTTTCTTTTCTTGTCGCTCCTCAATCTTATTAATGATTGGGTGCAATGACGCCGTTGAATCATTCACATATGAGATTGACCCCGTTGGCGCAATAGCCAATCGATAAGCATTGTAAAGTCCGTATTGCTTAATACCTGCCATCAATTGCGCCCAATCTGCTGGTGTTGGCACATGATGACTAGCAAAAGCATCAGCAACCTTTTGTGTGCGTGGTCCAAAATCTTGGTGCAAATACTTGTCAAAATATTGGCCATTTGCATAGTCAGATTGTTCAAAATTGGCAAAAGTTTCATGCCGTTCTTTAGCAATTTTATTTGACGCAACCAACGTATAGTAATTTAACATCATAAAGTAAACATTCGTAAAGTCTAACGCTTCTTCATCCCCATAGTGCATTTGATTCTTAGCAAAGTAAGCCGCCAAGCCCATCGCACCTAAGCCAATGGCATGCAATTCTTGGTTACCATGCTGAACTGACGGTACCATATCTAATTGTGATTGATCAGAAACAAACGATAAGGCTCGAACCATTGTTTCGACTGAAGTCGCAAAATCTGTGGTTGCCATCATATTAACAATATTAGTTGATCCCAGGTTACATGAAATGTCTGAACCTAATTGCGTATAGTTTTGCTGATTATCAATTTGGCTAGGCGTCTGGACTTGCAAAATTTCTGAACACAAGTTGGATGAGACGACTTTTCCAGCAATCGGATTGGCCCGATTAACAATATCAAGGTTAATCACATAAGGATAACCAGATTCTTGTTGCATTTTTGAAATCTCATTCTCTAAATCACGTGCACGAATTTTGTATTTTTTAATTTTTGGATTGGCTACCATGTTGTCATATTCTGCAGTTATATCAACATAGTTAAAGGCTGTCCCATATTCACGTTCAACGTCATATGGTGAGAATAAAAACATATCCGCATTTTCGCGAATTAATTGATAAAATTTATCCGGGACAGTTAATCCAAGTGATAGAGTTTTAACCCGAATTTTTTCATCTGCGTTCTCTTTTTTGGTTGCCAAAAATGACATAATATCTGGATGGAATACTGACAAATAAACAACACCTGCGCCCTGCCGTTGCCCCATTTGATTGGAATACGTAAATGAATCTTCCAATAATTTCATGACTGGGACTACCCCAGATGCAGCATTTGCA from Weissella diestrammenae includes:
- the ccpA gene encoding catabolite control protein A; this translates as MEKQAITIYDVAREAKVSMATVSRVVNGNTNVRGETKKKVEEVIERLGYRPNAVARGLASRKTTTIGVIIPDVTDVYFSELARGIDDVAQMYKYQIILANSDESNAKTELVFESLLGKQVDGILFMGDMLDDNLRAKFAASNVPVVLAGSVDVTGNAASVNIDYISAVAEVTTRLIKAGHQKIAFVSGPIDHSINKDFKLKGYQQALEVAAVPFDESLVITADYDYQSGYQLGKMVQSVHATAAVVVDDEMAAGLLNALTDDGVHVPDDFEIITTNNSHLTVITRPQLSSITQPIYDLGAVAMRMLTKLMNDEKLSMNTMILPHGYVKRETTK
- a CDS encoding M24 family metallopeptidase — its product is MNNKIQAIQQWLNENELDVAFLSDYHTISYLTGFESDPIERILALVVFAQNDPLIFAPALEVQAVKSTGWTAPVFGYQDHENGWERLAGHITAVTPSIKRWAIEESQLTVERAKKIQTALPQVIFTADITPKIQTMRLHKDAQEIEKMHGAGRDADRAFEYGFAALADGVSELAVAAALEFETKKRGIPGMSFETLVQFGAHAAEPHGATGKTQLKRGDMALFDLGTIYEGYVSDATRTVAYGAVSDHQRLVYQTVLEAQLAAQSMVMPGMTAGELDDIARTIITKAGFGEYFVHRLGHGLGSSVHEFPQIMAGNDFILEPGMAFSIEPGIYIPGDMGVRIEDSIVLTEHGAESFTHHTKDLQIID
- the nrdF gene encoding class 1b ribonucleoside-diphosphate reductase subunit beta, which produces MTENYIAINWNEIEDQVDKATWEKLTEQFWLDTRIPLSNDLDDWRQMSSDEHYLVGHVFGGLTLLDTLQSQDGMSSLKEQTRTQHEEAVLNNIEFMESVHAKSYSSIFETLNTPDEIDEIFNWTNQNEALQFKAQRINQVYQKGTALQKKIASVFLETFLFYSGFYTPLYYLGHNKLNNVAEIIKLILRDESVHGTYIGYKFQLGFNELSDAEQDKLKMWMYDLLMELYANEEVYTHALYDQMGWSESVLTFIRYNANKALMNLGQDPLFPDGADDVNPIVMNGISTTTSNHDFFSQVGNGYRLGQVEVMEDEDYNYGLND
- the nrdE gene encoding class 1b ribonucleoside-diphosphate reductase subunit alpha — translated: MALGTLDQNTVTYFDLNNELNIPKNGTIQLDKDKEALAAFIRENIEPNTLQFDSLKARFDYLIENDFVDIAMVEQYEFSFIEQLYQYLRQENFQFKSFMAAYKFYAQYAIKTNDKQFYVENYIDRVAMNALFYANGDERLALNLADEMIHQRYQPATPSFLNAGRSRRGELVSCFVLQTTDDMNAIGRTINSALQLSKIGGGVGINLSNLREAGATIKGIANAASGVVPVMKLLEDSFTYSNQMGQRQGAGVVYLSVFHPDIMSFLATKKENADEKIRVKTLSLGLTVPDKFYQLIRENADMFLFSPYDVEREYGTAFNYVDITAEYDNMVANPKIKKYKIRARDLENEISKMQQESGYPYVINLDIVNRANPIAGKVVSSNLCSEILQVQTPSQIDNQQNYTQLGSDISCNLGSTNIVNMMATTDFATSVETMVRALSFVSDQSQLDMVPSVQHGNQELHAIGLGAMGLAAYFAKNQMHYGDEEALDFTNVYFMMLNYYTLVASNKIAKERHETFANFEQSDYANGQYFDKYLHQDFGPRTQKVADAFASHHVPTPADWAQLMAGIKQYGLYNAYRLAIAPTGSISYVNDSTASLHPIINKIEERQEKKIGKIYYPAPYLSNETLPYYQSAYDLDMRRVIDVYAIAQQHIDQGMALTLFMRSTLPSGLYEWKDGHTDKMTTRDLNILRMYAFHKQIKSVYYVRTYTDDAGEMGVNECESCSI